One genomic segment of Fibrobacter sp. UWP2 includes these proteins:
- the galE gene encoding UDP-glucose 4-epimerase GalE, with translation MQILLTGGAGYIGSHTIIELDKAGHSVVVVDNLSNSSPVSLERVGEIIGKEVPFIKADVRDAAAMDKIFKQYRIDAVIHFAGLKAVGESVQKPLEYYENNMNATFVLVNAMRNNGCKNIIFSSSATVYGNPAIIPITEECPKGACTNPYGKTKSMLEEVLSDVQKADPEWNVVLLRYFNPIGAHQSGRIGENPNGIPNNLMPYITQVAVGRRQELGVFGNDYDTPDGTGVRDYIHVCDLAAGHVCALHAIERKCGLAIYNLGTGHGYSVLDVVNAFEKVNGVKVPYSIKPRREGDIATCYCNPAKAFKELGWKAQYGIEEMCRDSWNWQKNNPNGYEGA, from the coding sequence ATGCAGATCCTTTTGACTGGTGGCGCTGGCTACATCGGTAGCCACACCATCATTGAACTCGACAAGGCGGGCCACTCGGTGGTGGTCGTCGACAACCTTTCCAACTCTTCGCCGGTGTCGCTTGAGCGCGTGGGCGAGATTATTGGCAAGGAAGTGCCCTTCATCAAGGCAGACGTCCGTGACGCTGCCGCCATGGACAAGATTTTCAAGCAGTACCGCATTGACGCGGTGATCCACTTTGCGGGCCTCAAGGCGGTGGGCGAGTCGGTGCAAAAACCGCTAGAGTACTACGAGAACAACATGAACGCGACATTTGTGCTGGTAAACGCCATGCGCAACAACGGCTGCAAGAACATCATTTTCTCTTCGTCGGCCACCGTGTACGGCAACCCGGCCATAATTCCCATTACCGAGGAATGCCCCAAGGGCGCCTGCACCAACCCCTACGGCAAGACCAAGTCCATGCTGGAGGAGGTGTTGAGCGACGTGCAAAAGGCCGACCCGGAGTGGAACGTGGTGCTGCTGCGCTACTTTAACCCGATCGGCGCGCACCAGAGCGGCCGCATTGGCGAGAACCCCAACGGTATTCCGAACAACTTAATGCCCTATATTACCCAGGTGGCCGTGGGCCGGCGCCAGGAGCTGGGCGTATTCGGCAACGACTACGACACTCCCGACGGAACCGGCGTGCGCGACTACATCCATGTGTGCGACCTTGCCGCGGGTCACGTGTGCGCGTTGCACGCAATCGAGCGCAAGTGCGGTCTCGCCATTTACAACCTGGGCACGGGCCACGGCTACTCGGTGCTCGACGTGGTGAACGCGTTTGAGAAGGTTAACGGAGTCAAGGTGCCCTACAGCATCAAGCCCCGCCGCGAAGGCGACATTGCCACCTGCTACTGCAACCCCGCCAAGGCCTTCAAAGAACTCGGGTGGAAGGCGCAG